Proteins encoded within one genomic window of Microcebus murinus isolate Inina chromosome 8, M.murinus_Inina_mat1.0, whole genome shotgun sequence:
- the B3GALT1 gene encoding beta-1,3-galactosyltransferase 1, with protein MASKVSCLYVLTVVCWASALWYLSITRPTSSYTGSKPFSHLTVARKNFTFGNIRTRPINPHSFEFLINEPNKCEKNIPFLVILISTTHKEFDARQAIRETWGDENNFKGIKIATLFLLGKNADPVLNQMVEQESQIFHDIIVEDFIDSYHNLTLKTLMGMRWVATFCSKAKYVMKTDSDIFVNMDNLIYKLLKPSTKPRRRYFTGYVINGGPIRDIRSKWYMPRDLYPDSNYPPFCSGTGYIFSADVAELIYKTSLHTRLLHLEDVYVGLCLRKLGIHPFQNSGFNHWKMAYSLCRYRRVITVHQISPEEMHRIWNDMSSKKHLRC; from the coding sequence ATGGCTTCAAAGGTCTCCTGTTTGTACGTTTTGACAGTTGTGTGCTGGGCCAGCGCTCTCTGGTACTTGAGCATAACCCGCCCCACTTCTTCCTACACTGGCTCCAAGCCATTCAGCCACCTAACAGTCGCCAGGAAGAACTTCACCTTCGGCAACATAAGAACTCGACCCATAAACCCGCActcttttgaatttcttataaacGAGCCCAACAAATGTGAGAAAAACATTCCTTTCCTCGTTATCCTCATCAGCACCACCCACAAGGAATTCGATGCCCGCCAGGCAATCCGAGAGACATGGGGGGATGAGAACAACTTCAAAGGGATCAAGATAGCCACTCTCTTCCTCCTGGGCAAGAACGCCGACCCTGTCCTGAACCAGATGGTGGAGCAAGAGAGCCAGATCTTCCATGACATCATCGTGGAGGACTTTATTGACTCCTACCACAACCTGACCCTCAAGACGCTCATGGGGATGAGGTGGGTGGCCACTTTTTGTTCAAAAGCCAAGTACGTCATGAAAACAGACAGTGACATTTTTGTAAACATGGACAACCTTATTTATAAATTGCTGAAACCCTCCACCAAGCCAAGAAGAAGGTATTTTACTGGCTATGTCATCAACGGAGGGCCAATTCGGGACATCCGCAGTAAGTGGTACATGCCCAGGGATTTGTACCCCGACAGTAACTACCCACCGTTCTGTTCGGGGACTGGCTATATCTTTTCAGCAGATGTGGCTGAACTCATTTACAAAACCTCACTCCACACAAGGCTGCTTCACCTTGAAGATGTATATGTGGGACTGTGTCTTCGAAAGCTGGGCATACACCCTTTCCAGAACAGTGGCTTCAATCACTGGAAAATGGCCTACAGTTTGTGTAGGTACCGCCGGGTCATCACCGTGCATCAGATCTCCCCAGAGGAAATGCACAGAATCTGGAATGACATGTCAAGCAAGAAACATCTCAGATGTTAG